One window of the Brevibacterium limosum genome contains the following:
- a CDS encoding NAD-dependent epimerase/dehydratase family protein, translated as MRISVTGASGLLGSSVARALVTAGHEVTTLQRRPSGVDGANDVLGSVTDAAAVEQAVTDAEAVVHLAAKVSMMGDPKDFEAVNIGGTRTLVDAARAAGVQRLVHISSPSVAHTGDSIIGDGAEPASPEFARGEYARTKGAGERIALGADSPDFRVLVLRPHLMWGPGDTQLTERVIDRARAGRMPVLGSGAALVDTLFVDNAVEAIAAAVTAVDSTHGEALVVTNGQPRPIGELMSRIAIAGGAAEPKLRIPVAPALAAGTVVEKVWELGEHDDEPPLTRFLAEQLSTAHWFDQRRTQEVLDWTPRVSIEEGLKILADHYA; from the coding sequence GTGAGAATCAGCGTCACCGGAGCCTCCGGGCTGCTCGGTTCGTCCGTCGCCCGCGCGCTCGTCACCGCCGGCCACGAGGTCACGACCCTGCAGCGTCGTCCCTCCGGGGTCGACGGTGCCAACGATGTGTTGGGTTCGGTGACCGATGCGGCTGCCGTCGAGCAGGCGGTCACCGACGCCGAGGCGGTCGTGCACTTGGCCGCGAAGGTCTCCATGATGGGGGATCCCAAGGATTTCGAGGCCGTGAACATCGGCGGCACTCGCACTCTCGTCGATGCGGCTCGTGCCGCCGGCGTGCAGCGTCTGGTCCATATCTCATCGCCGTCGGTGGCACATACCGGTGATTCGATCATCGGCGACGGTGCCGAACCGGCGTCTCCGGAGTTCGCGCGCGGTGAGTATGCGCGGACGAAGGGGGCCGGTGAGCGGATTGCCCTGGGTGCGGATTCGCCCGACTTCCGGGTGCTGGTCCTGCGCCCCCATCTCATGTGGGGTCCGGGCGACACTCAGCTCACGGAACGGGTCATCGACCGCGCCCGTGCGGGTCGGATGCCGGTGCTCGGATCGGGAGCCGCCCTCGTCGACACCCTGTTCGTCGACAATGCCGTTGAGGCGATCGCTGCGGCGGTGACCGCGGTCGATTCCACTCATGGTGAGGCGCTGGTGGTGACGAACGGTCAGCCGCGCCCCATCGGTGAGCTGATGTCACGCATCGCGATCGCCGGCGGCGCCGCGGAGCCGAAGCTGCGCATTCCGGTGGCTCCGGCGCTGGCTGCGGGAACCGTAGTCGAGAAAGTGTGGGAGCTCGGCGAGCATGATGACGAGCCCCCGCTGACCAGGTTCCTCGCCGAACAGCTGTCGACCGCGCATTGGTTCGATCAGCGGCGGACACAGGAAGTCCTCGACTGGACTCCCCGCGTCAGCATCGAAGAGGGCCTGAAGATCCTCGCCGACCACTACGCCTGA
- a CDS encoding alpha/beta fold hydrolase: MRFPARPATIPPQLPEWDPAWSRIVEASTADGTHAFHVLDTLPALTAAGVEPAGTIVALHGNPTWSYLWRRLARATVEAAQSGGRAWRLIAPDQLEMGFSERLPHSAMPTPKSAEVRRITDRINDFDAVVTTLIAEVADTGSAAHPIVTIGHDWGGVLSLGWAARNTDLVAAAISLNTAVHQPEDAPLPAPLRAALAGPMLPTATVLTDWFLRVTMGLGDLDAETKDAFHAPYRTPADRWAIGNFVADIPVDADHPSDPELQRIGDDIAAFDKPALLVWGPKDPVFLERYLRDLRGRLPQADVHRFETASHLVSEDHDVPGLVLDWLSARFDAPDTASSPTEAALAKGSSERSGTAASAKGSTFGADPASVRDSDAADIRAVTAILDARRDDETIASVDFAQNPAQQITWRHLWHVTTSIANGLLDLGVKPGDRVSMLVPPGNNLTAALYACLKIGAVAVVADAGLGPKGMTRAITSADPQWIIGELPGLTLARAFGWPGRRISVSPLGPVRSRLFKAETSLTELSRTPHRHELPSPAPDADAAILFTSGSTGPAKGVRYTHANISALAAVLTTTFDVTEGTGLVAGFPPFALLGPAIGATSVTPDMSVTKPKTLTASAIADAIIAGRATMVFASPAAYANVAATASELDGQQRAACAGVELVLSAGAPVPLELMDAIAEVFPNASIHSPYGMTEGLLLTDIDRNGVAAADATGGLGVCVGQPIDGVELALAAIDESGRSADELLQGEAAQGRLGEFVVSAAHIKSGYDNLWRTTADSARDDLHGLHWHRTNDIGHIDENGRVWLEGRLQHVVTTARGPVGPGGLEALIDADAQVSRSSVVGIGPAGTQALVAVLDAEGTSLAPGLAPLGLTARLREKVAEVGGHDLTAVLVAPEFPTDIRHNSKIDRSRLAAWADSVLAGGPVRGSV; encoded by the coding sequence ATGAGATTTCCTGCACGGCCGGCCACGATTCCCCCGCAGCTGCCCGAGTGGGACCCCGCCTGGTCCCGAATCGTCGAGGCGAGCACCGCCGATGGGACGCATGCGTTCCACGTGCTCGACACCCTGCCCGCCCTGACCGCGGCCGGTGTGGAGCCGGCGGGCACGATCGTCGCCCTGCACGGCAACCCGACGTGGTCGTATCTGTGGCGTCGGCTGGCCCGCGCCACCGTCGAGGCCGCCCAGTCCGGCGGCCGCGCCTGGCGGCTCATCGCCCCCGATCAGCTCGAGATGGGCTTCTCCGAACGGCTGCCCCATTCGGCGATGCCGACCCCGAAATCCGCCGAGGTGCGCCGGATCACCGATCGCATCAACGATTTCGACGCCGTCGTCACGACCCTGATCGCCGAGGTGGCCGACACCGGATCTGCCGCCCACCCGATCGTGACGATCGGCCACGACTGGGGCGGAGTCCTCTCGCTCGGCTGGGCCGCCCGCAACACGGACCTCGTCGCCGCGGCCATCAGCCTCAACACCGCCGTCCACCAGCCCGAGGACGCCCCGCTGCCCGCACCGCTGCGCGCCGCTCTGGCCGGGCCCATGCTGCCGACGGCCACCGTGCTCACCGACTGGTTCCTGCGCGTGACCATGGGACTCGGCGACCTCGATGCCGAGACCAAGGACGCATTCCACGCCCCGTATCGTACGCCTGCGGACCGGTGGGCGATCGGCAACTTCGTCGCCGATATCCCCGTCGATGCCGATCATCCCTCGGACCCCGAGCTCCAGCGCATCGGCGATGACATCGCTGCCTTCGACAAGCCGGCCCTGCTCGTGTGGGGCCCGAAGGATCCGGTGTTCCTCGAACGCTATCTGCGGGACCTGCGTGGGCGCCTGCCACAGGCCGACGTGCACCGCTTCGAAACGGCCTCCCACCTCGTCAGCGAAGACCATGATGTTCCCGGTCTCGTCCTCGACTGGCTGAGCGCCCGGTTCGATGCGCCTGACACCGCGAGCTCCCCCACCGAGGCGGCCCTCGCGAAGGGATCGTCCGAGCGGTCAGGCACGGCCGCCTCGGCGAAGGGATCGACCTTCGGCGCCGACCCTGCCTCGGTGCGGGATTCCGACGCCGCGGACATCCGCGCGGTGACGGCGATCCTCGATGCCCGCCGTGACGACGAGACGATCGCGTCGGTCGACTTCGCGCAGAATCCGGCGCAGCAGATCACGTGGCGCCACCTGTGGCACGTCACCACGTCGATCGCGAACGGGCTGCTCGACCTCGGCGTGAAGCCCGGGGACCGGGTGTCGATGCTCGTCCCGCCGGGCAACAATCTCACCGCCGCACTCTACGCGTGCCTGAAGATCGGTGCGGTCGCCGTCGTCGCCGATGCCGGACTCGGCCCGAAGGGGATGACCCGGGCGATCACCTCGGCGGATCCGCAGTGGATCATCGGCGAACTGCCCGGACTCACCCTGGCACGTGCCTTCGGGTGGCCGGGGAGACGGATCTCCGTCAGCCCGCTCGGGCCCGTGCGCTCCCGCCTGTTCAAGGCCGAGACGAGCCTGACCGAACTCTCCCGCACACCGCACCGGCACGAGCTGCCGTCCCCGGCACCGGATGCCGATGCGGCGATCCTCTTCACCTCCGGTTCGACCGGACCGGCGAAGGGCGTGCGCTATACGCATGCGAACATCTCCGCACTGGCGGCCGTGCTCACCACGACCTTCGACGTCACGGAGGGCACTGGCCTGGTGGCCGGCTTCCCACCGTTCGCCCTGTTGGGGCCGGCCATCGGGGCCACCTCGGTGACACCGGACATGTCGGTGACGAAACCGAAGACGCTCACGGCGAGCGCGATCGCCGATGCGATCATCGCCGGGCGGGCGACCATGGTCTTCGCCTCACCGGCGGCGTACGCGAACGTCGCCGCGACCGCCTCGGAGCTCGATGGCCAGCAGCGGGCCGCGTGCGCCGGGGTCGAGCTCGTGCTCTCGGCTGGTGCGCCCGTGCCGCTGGAGCTCATGGACGCCATCGCCGAGGTCTTCCCGAACGCGTCCATCCACTCCCCCTACGGAATGACCGAAGGGCTGCTGCTCACCGACATCGACCGTAACGGTGTGGCCGCCGCCGATGCCACCGGTGGTCTCGGGGTGTGCGTGGGGCAGCCGATCGACGGCGTCGAACTCGCTCTGGCCGCCATCGACGAGTCCGGCCGATCGGCCGATGAGCTGCTGCAGGGCGAGGCCGCGCAGGGCCGCCTCGGCGAATTCGTCGTCAGTGCCGCCCACATCAAGTCCGGCTATGACAACCTGTGGCGCACCACCGCGGATTCGGCCCGCGATGATCTGCACGGTCTGCACTGGCACCGGACGAACGACATCGGCCATATCGACGAGAACGGTCGGGTGTGGCTCGAGGGACGGCTGCAGCATGTCGTCACGACTGCGCGCGGACCGGTCGGGCCCGGCGGGCTCGAGGCGCTCATCGACGCCGACGCACAAGTCAGCCGCAGCTCCGTGGTCGGAATCGGGCCCGCAGGCACCCAGGCTCTCGTCGCGGTGCTCGATGCCGAGGGCACTTCGCTCGCACCCGGTCTGGCACCCTTGGGTCTGACGGCACGTCTGCGGGAGAAGGTCGCCGAGGTCGGCGGTCATGACCTGACAGCGGTGCTCGTGGCACCCGAGTTCCCCACCGACATCCGCCACAATTCGAAGATCGACCGTTCCCGCCTCGCCGCCTGGGCCGACAGTGTCCTGGCTGGTGGGCCGGTGCGAGGAAGCGTCTGA
- a CDS encoding 3-oxoacyl-ACP synthase III, with product MANGNATFRHSNVALLGLTETLAPNEVTSQEFDERLADTLSSLNLPQGLLQRVAGVYARRNWDEPHQFADGAIAAGKQALAEAGIPPDAIGLMVNTSVTREHLEPSVAVGVHAGIGLGPQAMNFDIANACLGFVNGMTLAANMIDAGQIEYALIVAGEDASRVQEATLRRLNRPDITREEYLNEFASLTLGSGAAAAVLGPADRHPDGHRILGGITRAATQHHELCVGDHNGMFTDTKGLLSGGMELVVAAWEEAHETGWDWREMDRYVMHQVSDVHTNSITKAANLDPDRIPVSYPELGNVGPASLPITLSREAENLRPGDRILCMGVGSGLNTAMTEIEW from the coding sequence TTGGCGAATGGCAACGCAACATTTCGGCACTCGAACGTGGCCCTGCTCGGCCTGACCGAGACCCTGGCCCCGAACGAAGTGACCTCCCAGGAATTCGACGAGCGCCTCGCCGATACGCTGTCATCCCTCAACCTGCCGCAGGGTCTGCTCCAGCGCGTCGCCGGCGTGTACGCCCGCCGCAACTGGGATGAGCCCCACCAGTTCGCCGACGGTGCGATCGCGGCCGGGAAGCAGGCCCTCGCCGAGGCAGGGATCCCTCCCGACGCCATCGGACTGATGGTCAACACCTCCGTGACCCGTGAACACCTGGAACCGTCCGTGGCCGTCGGTGTCCACGCCGGCATCGGACTCGGCCCGCAGGCGATGAACTTCGACATCGCCAACGCCTGCCTCGGCTTCGTCAACGGCATGACCTTGGCCGCGAACATGATCGACGCCGGGCAGATCGAATACGCCCTCATCGTCGCCGGCGAAGACGCCTCCCGCGTTCAGGAGGCGACGCTGCGCCGCCTCAACCGTCCGGACATCACCCGGGAGGAATACCTCAACGAATTCGCATCTCTGACCCTGGGCTCCGGCGCTGCCGCCGCCGTCCTCGGACCGGCCGACAGACATCCGGACGGCCACCGCATCCTCGGCGGCATCACCCGTGCGGCCACCCAGCATCACGAACTGTGCGTCGGCGACCACAACGGAATGTTCACCGACACGAAGGGACTGCTCTCCGGCGGCATGGAACTCGTCGTCGCCGCATGGGAGGAAGCCCACGAAACCGGCTGGGACTGGCGGGAGATGGACCGCTACGTCATGCATCAGGTCTCCGATGTGCACACGAATTCGATCACGAAGGCCGCGAACCTCGACCCCGACCGGATCCCCGTGAGCTACCCGGAACTGGGCAACGTCGGCCCCGCCTCCCTGCCCATCACCCTGTCCCGTGAGGCCGAGAACCTCAGGCCCGGCGACCGCATCCTGTGCATGGGCGTCGGCTCCGGCCTCAACACCGCCATGACCGAGATCGAGTGGTAG
- a CDS encoding 3-oxoacyl-ACP reductase: MSNPQAFTSEALPLDEQVVLVTGAGRGLGAAIAKAFAPEGSALVINYRYSAQAAEELAEAVRARGGRAMAIEADVTDSRAVDAMVEAAAAEFGAPVSTVVNNAFADFSFNGDERQPADEIDYSDFADQFRGSVEGAVNTIQAAMHGFREIGSGRVINIGTNLFQDPVVPYHDYTAGKAALLSLTRTFAKDLGPAGVRVNMVSGGLLRTTDASSATPEAVFDQIAAASALRRVTTPEDFASAVVFFASPASRAVTGQNLIVDNGLVMG, translated from the coding sequence ATGAGCAACCCACAGGCATTCACCTCCGAGGCCCTGCCTCTCGATGAGCAGGTTGTGCTCGTCACCGGAGCCGGACGCGGCCTGGGCGCTGCGATCGCGAAGGCGTTCGCCCCGGAGGGTTCGGCGCTGGTCATCAATTACCGGTACTCGGCCCAGGCCGCCGAAGAGCTCGCCGAGGCGGTCCGCGCTCGCGGTGGACGCGCCATGGCCATCGAGGCCGATGTCACCGATTCCCGAGCCGTCGACGCCATGGTCGAAGCGGCGGCCGCCGAGTTCGGGGCGCCCGTGTCCACAGTGGTCAACAATGCGTTCGCAGACTTCTCGTTCAACGGCGATGAGCGCCAGCCGGCCGATGAGATCGACTATTCGGATTTCGCCGATCAGTTCCGCGGTTCTGTCGAAGGCGCGGTCAACACGATCCAGGCTGCGATGCACGGCTTCCGTGAGATCGGTTCCGGCCGGGTCATCAACATCGGCACCAACCTGTTCCAGGACCCGGTCGTCCCCTATCACGACTACACGGCCGGTAAGGCGGCGCTGCTGTCGCTGACCCGGACCTTTGCGAAGGATCTCGGGCCGGCCGGGGTGCGGGTGAACATGGTCTCCGGTGGACTGCTGCGCACTACGGATGCCTCCTCGGCGACACCGGAAGCGGTCTTCGACCAGATCGCGGCCGCCAGTGCGCTGCGACGGGTGACCACTCCGGAGGACTTCGCCTCGGCGGTGGTGTTCTTCGCCTCTCCCGCTTCGCGTGCGGTGACCGGTCAGAACCTCATCGTCGACAACGGTCTCGTCATGGGCTGA
- a CDS encoding dienelactone hydrolase family protein: protein MTTLVLLHSALGRTSGMDAIAERFALAGHAVHTPDVYGGKTFDTAETGVAHSQEVGFSTLVDRTKEACEDLGDDLVFGGFSLGAALAQQMGKNDPRADGVLLFHGGGFPKPTRWQAEVPVQAHFAVDDSWRSPGTIETLMESAAKAGAQAEYFLYPGDSHLFSDPTTPDYREASAELLYERALAFLDRF from the coding sequence ATGACCACTCTCGTTCTCCTCCACTCGGCACTGGGGCGGACGTCCGGAATGGACGCCATCGCCGAACGCTTCGCCCTGGCCGGACACGCCGTCCACACCCCCGACGTCTACGGGGGCAAGACGTTCGACACCGCCGAAACGGGAGTCGCCCACTCCCAGGAGGTCGGGTTCTCAACCCTCGTGGACCGGACGAAGGAAGCGTGCGAGGACCTCGGTGACGATCTCGTCTTCGGCGGATTCTCGCTGGGAGCCGCGCTGGCACAGCAGATGGGCAAGAACGATCCGCGAGCCGACGGCGTCCTGCTCTTCCACGGCGGCGGCTTCCCGAAGCCGACCCGCTGGCAGGCAGAGGTGCCGGTGCAGGCGCATTTCGCCGTCGATGACTCCTGGCGCAGCCCGGGCACGATCGAGACTCTGATGGAATCCGCGGCGAAGGCGGGTGCGCAGGCCGAGTACTTCCTCTACCCCGGCGATTCCCACTTGTTCAGCGACCCGACGACCCCGGACTACCGCGAGGCCAGCGCCGAACTGCTCTACGAGAGGGCCTTGGCCTTCCTCGATCGCTTCTGA
- a CDS encoding FMN-binding glutamate synthase family protein, translating into MKRQFPVVRMVTGDSAGKQFAGVAAAASAIGLGALAAWDLTQKKHSILRNYPVAGHARFLLESIRPEIQQYFIERNWDGRPFSRDTRTTIYERAKGTHSEHAFGTERDVDRTGYEALMHSNMPIPNPPRPPRVHIGGDECTQPYDISLLNVSAMSFGSLSDNAVRALNKGAAMGGFAHDTGEGSISPYHREHGGDLIWELGTGYFGARTSDGEFDPETFAEKAQDPQVKMTSLKLSQGAKPGIGGVLPGPKVTEEISQIRGIPVGQTCISPPGHNVFSTPIELLEFIRTMRELSGGKPAGFKLCVGSRTEFLGMVKAMVETNILPDFIIVDGSEGGTGAAPLEFEDNVGLPLTQGLMIVHNALVGAGLRKKIKVGASGKIATGTDIVKRLIQGADFTNSARAMMMAVGCIQAQVCHTGKCPVGVATQDPRRTRAIDVPTKADRVRNYHDGVVAEAVRLMASMGAAAPDELEPTMLRRNVSASESWSYARLYDWLKPGELLDDAPEEWADDWATARADTFTIPRGHSR; encoded by the coding sequence ATGAAACGGCAATTCCCCGTTGTCCGGATGGTCACCGGCGACTCGGCAGGCAAGCAGTTCGCCGGAGTGGCGGCGGCCGCCTCGGCGATCGGGCTCGGCGCACTCGCCGCATGGGATCTCACGCAGAAGAAGCACTCGATCCTGCGCAACTATCCGGTCGCCGGACACGCACGGTTCCTGCTGGAGTCGATCCGGCCGGAGATCCAGCAGTACTTCATCGAACGCAACTGGGACGGGCGCCCCTTCAGCCGCGACACCCGCACCACCATCTACGAACGCGCCAAGGGCACCCACTCCGAGCACGCGTTCGGCACCGAACGCGATGTCGACCGCACCGGCTACGAGGCTCTCATGCACTCGAATATGCCGATCCCCAATCCGCCGCGTCCGCCGCGCGTGCACATCGGCGGTGACGAATGCACGCAGCCATACGACATCTCGCTGCTCAACGTCTCGGCGATGAGCTTCGGCTCCCTGAGCGACAACGCCGTCCGGGCACTGAACAAGGGTGCCGCGATGGGCGGATTCGCCCACGACACCGGCGAAGGATCCATTTCGCCGTATCACCGTGAACACGGCGGCGACCTCATCTGGGAACTCGGCACCGGCTACTTCGGTGCCCGCACCTCCGACGGAGAATTCGATCCCGAGACCTTCGCCGAGAAGGCGCAGGACCCGCAGGTGAAGATGACCTCGCTCAAACTCTCCCAGGGCGCGAAGCCCGGCATCGGCGGTGTGCTGCCGGGACCGAAGGTCACCGAGGAGATCTCACAGATCCGCGGCATCCCCGTCGGACAGACCTGCATCAGCCCTCCCGGACACAATGTGTTCTCGACTCCGATCGAGCTGCTGGAGTTCATCCGGACGATGCGTGAGCTCTCCGGCGGCAAGCCTGCCGGCTTCAAGCTGTGCGTGGGTTCGCGCACGGAGTTCCTCGGAATGGTCAAGGCCATGGTCGAGACGAACATCCTGCCGGACTTCATCATCGTCGACGGTTCAGAAGGCGGCACCGGTGCGGCGCCGCTGGAGTTCGAAGACAATGTGGGGCTGCCGCTGACCCAGGGGCTGATGATCGTGCACAATGCGCTCGTCGGCGCGGGGCTGCGCAAGAAGATCAAGGTCGGCGCATCGGGCAAGATCGCCACCGGCACCGACATCGTCAAACGACTCATCCAGGGTGCGGACTTCACGAACTCGGCCCGGGCGATGATGATGGCCGTCGGCTGCATCCAGGCCCAGGTCTGCCACACGGGCAAGTGCCCCGTCGGCGTCGCCACTCAGGATCCGCGGCGAACGCGGGCCATCGATGTGCCCACCAAGGCCGATCGGGTGCGCAACTACCACGACGGAGTCGTCGCCGAGGCGGTCCGCCTCATGGCGTCGATGGGTGCGGCCGCACCGGACGAGCTAGAACCGACGATGCTGCGACGCAATGTCTCGGCCTCCGAGTCCTGGTCCTATGCCCGTCTCTACGACTGGCTCAAGCCCGGCGAGCTCCTCGATGACGCCCCCGAAGAGTGGGCCGACGACTGGGCCACCGCCCGCGCCGACACCTTCACCATTCCTCGCGGTCACAGCCGCTGA
- a CDS encoding TM2 domain-containing protein: protein MTATDEIPAPGEAAANSVAAPSASSAAEHNPAVPSPGVSASSLESLAPLDDPDPDGLGNRSFVITWLLSLLFGFLGLDRFYTRRYRTGVLKLVSLGGLGIWWIIDLGIVLAGGLRCGRGPLRGFAQDKEIAWIATGLTLIVAYSLQVDELLSGLF, encoded by the coding sequence ATGACGGCGACCGACGAGATCCCCGCACCCGGCGAAGCTGCCGCGAACAGTGTTGCCGCGCCCTCCGCCTCGTCCGCTGCGGAGCACAATCCGGCAGTGCCCTCCCCTGGTGTCTCCGCCTCGTCCCTCGAATCCCTCGCCCCGCTCGACGACCCCGACCCGGACGGCCTCGGCAACCGCTCCTTCGTCATCACGTGGCTGCTGTCCCTGCTCTTCGGCTTCCTCGGTCTGGATCGGTTCTACACCCGCAGATACCGCACGGGCGTGCTCAAGCTGGTCAGCCTCGGCGGGTTGGGGATCTGGTGGATCATCGATCTCGGCATCGTCCTGGCGGGCGGTCTGCGTTGCGGGCGGGGCCCGCTGCGCGGTTTCGCCCAGGACAAGGAGATCGCGTGGATCGCCACCGGGCTCACCCTCATCGTCGCCTACTCGCTGCAGGTCGACGAGCTGCTCAGCGGGCTGTTCTGA
- a CDS encoding MFS transporter gives MSTGEPSPTSTRRTVAAVFLAGVSVFLVLYETQGLLPAIRDAYGIDGPTASLTVSATNVAMACFLIPFSMLAPRIGHARQIGAGVIVAAILALVLPFTPTPELLIAVRFLQGLAIASVPATAMAYLSLRLPPAALPGAIGVYIAGNTIGGLCSRLLTGLASEFLGWHGGLAFTAAVSLIFGLIVVWLLRHDLFSTARSRAVLDTDPGEPDPTEADSTITEAADRDAVTAVGEVDEAGSAPPPRRAIPLSGGLWRIYLTGFLCMIVFGGSFTMLGTRLQQDPWHLSEGAVALFFLIYLVGTVVTTYYGRLATKYPRTRITLAGMVIALVGAGLTLVESLVVIILGMSLLTAGFFLGHTGASAAASAARPGVDSTRSSAIYLTVYYLGTSLGAWLSAVLFADFAWPGVVGMCAASLIAVLVLTLTGAPIGFRKRN, from the coding sequence ATGAGCACAGGTGAGCCGAGTCCGACGAGCACTCGGCGCACCGTCGCGGCGGTGTTCCTCGCGGGGGTCTCCGTCTTCCTCGTCCTCTACGAGACCCAGGGCCTGCTGCCGGCGATCCGGGACGCCTACGGAATCGACGGTCCGACCGCGAGCCTGACCGTCTCCGCGACGAACGTGGCCATGGCCTGCTTCCTCATCCCGTTCTCCATGCTCGCCCCGCGCATCGGCCATGCCCGGCAGATCGGTGCGGGAGTGATCGTCGCGGCGATCCTCGCTCTCGTCCTGCCCTTCACACCGACCCCGGAGCTGCTCATCGCCGTCCGGTTCCTCCAGGGCCTGGCGATCGCCTCGGTGCCGGCCACGGCCATGGCCTACCTGTCCCTGCGGCTGCCGCCCGCCGCCCTGCCCGGAGCGATCGGTGTCTACATCGCCGGCAACACGATCGGCGGACTCTGCTCGAGGCTGCTCACCGGGCTGGCCTCCGAATTCCTCGGCTGGCACGGCGGACTCGCGTTCACCGCGGCCGTGTCACTGATCTTCGGCCTCATCGTCGTCTGGCTGCTGCGCCACGACCTCTTCTCCACCGCCCGCAGCCGCGCCGTCCTCGACACGGATCCCGGCGAGCCCGATCCGACCGAGGCCGATTCCACCATCACCGAGGCGGCCGACCGTGACGCTGTCACCGCAGTCGGGGAGGTCGACGAGGCCGGGAGCGCACCACCGCCTCGGCGGGCGATTCCGCTGAGCGGGGGACTGTGGCGGATCTACCTCACCGGGTTCCTGTGCATGATCGTCTTCGGCGGATCATTCACGATGCTGGGCACCCGCCTGCAGCAGGACCCGTGGCATCTGAGCGAGGGCGCGGTCGCCCTGTTCTTCCTCATCTATCTCGTCGGCACCGTCGTCACCACGTACTACGGGCGCCTGGCCACGAAGTACCCGCGCACCCGGATCACCCTGGCCGGAATGGTCATCGCGCTCGTCGGCGCGGGACTGACGCTCGTCGAATCGCTCGTGGTGATCATCCTCGGCATGTCGCTGCTCACCGCCGGATTCTTCCTCGGACACACGGGTGCCTCCGCGGCTGCCAGCGCCGCCCGCCCGGGAGTCGACTCGACCCGATCGTCGGCCATCTACCTCACCGTGTACTACCTCGGCACGAGCCTCGGCGCCTGGCTCTCGGCGGTCCTCTTCGCCGACTTCGCCTGGCCCGGCGTCGTCGGCATGTGCGCGGCGTCCCTGATCGCCGTGTTGGTCTTGACGCTGACGGGAGCTCCGATAGGGTTCAGGAAACGCAACTGA
- a CDS encoding enoyl-CoA hydratase-related protein — translation MPETTDSTIVYSITDGVAHVEIDRAEKLNSLTREVFEDLVEAGLALKDSTEVKAVVLSGRGRAFSAGLDFTELARIAEAGTATRSSAEEAAAEKAAEDTPGTGESGAADSVAAAVDVGERLGSARALAQKAVHVWSLVEVPVIAAVRGAALGGGLQIALGADMRVAGPDAKLSLMELNWGIIPDMCGTQLLPRLVGPAQAKKLIVTADTIGAEEALRIGLVDEIAEDPLARTLELAGQIAGQSRPALVWAKRLVDLSYDSDLTTGLDAEQEALAELLGTDEQKQVVAARLAAMKARAKG, via the coding sequence ATGCCCGAGACCACCGACTCGACCATCGTCTACTCGATCACCGACGGGGTCGCCCATGTCGAGATCGACCGTGCCGAGAAGCTCAATTCGCTCACCCGAGAGGTCTTCGAGGACCTCGTCGAGGCGGGGCTCGCGCTCAAGGACTCGACCGAGGTCAAGGCCGTGGTCCTGTCCGGTCGCGGTCGTGCCTTCAGCGCGGGCCTCGACTTCACCGAACTCGCGCGGATCGCCGAGGCGGGAACCGCGACCCGTTCGTCGGCTGAGGAAGCGGCCGCTGAGAAGGCCGCCGAGGACACCCCCGGTACCGGTGAGTCGGGTGCTGCGGACTCCGTGGCCGCCGCCGTCGATGTCGGAGAGCGACTCGGTTCGGCCCGGGCCCTGGCACAGAAGGCCGTGCACGTGTGGTCCCTCGTCGAGGTTCCGGTCATCGCGGCCGTGCGCGGGGCGGCGCTCGGCGGCGGGCTGCAGATCGCCCTGGGTGCGGACATGCGCGTGGCCGGCCCCGATGCGAAGCTCTCGCTCATGGAGCTCAACTGGGGAATCATCCCCGATATGTGCGGCACCCAGCTGCTGCCGCGCCTCGTGGGACCGGCGCAGGCGAAGAAGCTCATCGTCACCGCCGATACGATCGGTGCCGAAGAAGCGCTGCGCATCGGCCTCGTCGACGAGATCGCCGAGGATCCGCTCGCCCGGACACTCGAACTGGCCGGGCAGATCGCCGGACAGTCAAGGCCGGCGCTGGTGTGGGCGAAGCGCCTCGTCGACCTCTCGTACGACTCAGATCTGACCACCGGACTCGACGCCGAGCAGGAAGCGCTGGCCGAGCTGCTGGGAACCGACGAGCAGAAGCAGGTCGTAGCCGCACGCCTGGCCGCGATGAAGGCCCGGGCGAAGGGCTGA